gaattttcaactgtcttgacgcataggcgataactcggTCGTTTTGCATAAGAACTACGCCCAAACCAAgcttagaagcgtcggtataaagaacataatccccttgccccgatggcatagatagcactggcgctgatatcaaggcttgcttcaacttgtcaaaactgtcttggcactcgggtccccaattaaattttgcattcttctttgtcaaggcggtcatgggtaccgctatagatgagaacccctgaataaacttgcgatagtagccagctagtcccaagaaactgcgaatctcgatGACGCTCTTTGGTACTGGCCACTCTCTCACAGCTTCCACCTTACTTGGATCGACCTCTACTCCACTACTAGAGATGATGTGGCCTAAAAacgccactctatcaagccaaaactcgcacttactgaattttgcatacaacTTTCTATCTTGCAGTACTTGCAGTGCGGTATTCAAATGACGGCTATGCTCTtctctgctcttggaatagatcaaaatgtcatcaatgaagacaataataaactgatccagaaacgGCTGAaagacgcgattcatgagatccatgaagatcgctggcgcattggtcaacccgaatggcatgaccataaactcatagtgcccatatcttgtGCGAAAcgccgtcttgtgaacatcagactccttaactttcaattgatggtatcccgatcgcagatcaatttttgaaaatatcgaagctccttgcaattggtcgaataaatcctcaattcttggcagtggatacttatttttgatggTGACCCTGTTGAgctcccgataatcaatgcaaagacgcatgctaccatctttctttttcacaaatagcactggagcgccccatggagagtaactagggcgaatgaaacccttgtctagcagttcttgaatttgatctttcaattctttcatttcagcgggtgctagacgatacggtgctttagatataggaacagtgcccggcataagatcaatagagaactccacctcacgatcgggtggaatgccagaaacgtcttcgggaaagacgctaggaaaatctctcacaacatcaacatCCTCTAACTTCTGGCTGATAGACTCATGCGCAGTAGTAACACAAGCTAGATAAGCTGGACATCCacgcttaataagcttccttgcacatagacaagagataatgtgcggcatttgcttgttcctTGCTGCCTCAAAAACAAAGGATTCACCACTGGGTCGTCTAATAGATACAGAACGCTGACCAAAATCAATAGAAGCTCCATTcgctgatagccaatccatcccaagtataatatcgaattcgggcatcggaagcacaataagatctgcccgaacaACATTTCTGAATagacgaagctccagattcttaacAATCTTAGATGTGAGCATCTGATCACCGGATGGAATCGAAACcttgaaacccaaacccatatcttgaggagtaatattcAGTCTTTTGATGAAGGTTTCTGATATGAAAGAGTGCGTAGCTCCGGAATCTAGCAAagcataggtagctacacctagaatgataatcctccctgcggtgaaaacgtcttttaaatcttttcgtgTTGAAACTTTAGAATCTACTATCATTAATTCCCAAGGTTGGACGAAGATTTCGTGTTGAACTTAAACATTTCTAGGAagatttgcactttagtcccttaaCTTTTGGAATTTTGTAGGATTGACCCAATATTTCGAATTATTGCAATTAAGTCCTTATATTATTCGAAGTTCTGATTTAATCCTTGATGTTCGAGAATTGCATTTTGATCCTTAAGAATTCAGAAGTTTGCATTTAGGTCCATTAATTTCGAATATTTGCAATCAAGTCCCTTAAGTTTCGAAAATTGCATATTGGCCCCCCactaaattcaaaaaaaaaccCCGTAttgattttctttaattttttggcCCTAAGACTTTTTATTTGGAATCATAACATCCTTCACATAAAGTAAGGCACAAAATTCAAATCATTTCTATATGGTCTCTAGAATCATTGCTTAAGTCCAACTaagtagaacatgcaacctaatttattCTAGGTTGAAACTTGATCACAATTCAATCttaataaccaatttaacatttcatgcagtaATAAGCAAtgtaaaaatgttaaatgactaggttacccgtgaTGAGTGTAGTGTCTGCCTCTTCCTCAGCTTCCTCGGCATTCATAACATAAGCTCGGGCCGTAGTAGCTGCTAACCTCTTTGGGCAATCATTGGCTATGTGTCCATCCTCTTTGCAGAAGAAACATTTACGAGATCCCCATTCGCATTTGCCAAGATGAAAACGGCTGCACTGCTTGCAAGGTTGTCTCTCATTAGGCTTTGGTGCTCCCGGATTCTGTGGCTTCGGCGGCACTGGCTTCTTaacttgaccttggggcttttgaggcccttgaggtctaggaggtcCCGTATACGGCTTCTTAGCAGGCTGATTATTATTCTGATGCTGTTGCCTCTTCCGCTGTAGCTCAAAGTCAATATCCTTCAAGGATTGCTCAGCCCGATAAGCACATGTAACTGCCGTAGCGTAGTTCCCCGGATTCATCATCATGACTTTATCCCTAACAGTAGGTCGtaggccatccatgaaatgcctaaGCTTCTCCTCCGCATCTCCcgcaataaggggcacaaagtggcaACCCCTATCGAACTTCTTCACAAAGTCAGCAACAGGTACGTCTCCCTGACGAAGAGTCATGAATTCCCTCTTTATCCGACTCCGGACATCAGCAGTGAAGTATTTctcataaaatttcattttgAACTGAGCCCAGGTGAGTGTAGCAAGGTCAACACCATGCTcggctccctcccaccataaagaagcatCATCCCGCAGCAGATAAGTAGTGCACCTCACACGGTCGGCATCTCCCATGTCTAGATAGCGGAAATGCACCTCTAGCGAACGGATCCAACTCTCAGCAGCAAATGGatcggtggtgccagaaaattcctttggccctagcctccggaactgcTCATAAATGTCCTGCTGTGGCCTAGGTGgcggctgctgctgctgctgcatctGCTGTAACTGCAGTTGTAACTGCTGCTGTTGCAACTGTTGTTGCTGTATCTGTTGCTCAAAGAGAAGGGTCATGCCTTCTAAGGCACGAGTAGCAGGATCCCCCGGTGGGGGTGGTGGGGGTGCATTTCCTTGACTGTTCCCTCGTCGGTTAACACTGTTCTCGGCTTGGTTCTCGTGAGCGTgagcacgtctaggaggcattatatctgaatgttttccaaattctaacgtaaaCAACATGCGTTTAAATTTAAGTTCTCTAATCATGCGACAAATCCTAACTTAAGTagcaaattaagcatgcaaagcataaatactcaaaaagctaataaacatgcatcATAAGCATAAGATCCATAACTTCATGCaggttaaataaaaaaaaaaaaaaacataaagcatgtaaaacttacaacttagaggcttgacgactgatcttcccggcgctgatggtggcacaaccctttacaggaaccactgctctgataccaactgaaacgtcctcatcttttatttgctttaaaagtactagaaatttttttttttatctctcacattttcggtcattgcatgcacatgcacataaaaataatcttgcaccattttaaagtaaatcatccaattagtatttgaaaatttaaatgaataatcaaatcagaaatcgtaaaacgttttaccaaacctaaaaagcaataaatgttgaaaagtgtagcacatactaaactctcaaaaatctctcaaaagcataaataaatagtcttaatatctttaaaagaaatcataaagcgtaatgcggaaaataatgcgTTGGTCCTCGgattgtgtgcgccatcagtccaatagtatcactcatcaagacctccctcagaaccacctgcatccatcacacctagtgagtctaaagactcaacacaccataatcttgataacgagtaatacgtaatacagttaacatataacagtgaaaaatacttgtacttaaaatatcgttttcatgaagatgcataaacataaccattttcgtaaacattttcatgatgcataaaactttaaacattttcataacatagataaataaatccttaacctttttcctcaacatgacatgacataaatccttaaacataagcatgaacattttctttttcttttgttgaattcagatcgttaattgtgactttcctctcatgacatgacctctcgatggatccatcagaaataaaaccacagtactgggcggcgggggacaccagcaacactctcaccggtcaactgggccctggcctaacatgaatcgaatagaaatacgatcgtcggggctcccaatgggctttcccctcacgacattcctatcctaacctcaaacctcataacctcttaacctcttgttcgcaataatggaaacacgatcgtcgggctcccactgggaccatcaccctcacgatatcgccaccattgacgaactagtcacaatcacttcacttcattcaacgtatttcattcacatcacttattaaaaacgtgcataacataacattttctcttttcttttgaaaccaagcatgcaacatgtattttaaatgtctttttCAATCATGAACattccttagacatttaaaaaaaatcagcatttaatcatgagaaattcataaacatttcaaaatcatcataataacatagaaacagcatttcgggcactgccatgacctttactaaattctcggtgtaaaatgaccgttttacccttgGCTTCGACATTTTTCGTTTtcgattattttcttgatttcatgactctaacatgtcccaaataattatttaagcttacgtgaattttttcgtaattttatttggcttaaaacttaaactttttcaattatcttttcttaattattttaacggtgttttaatcccgaaaaatactaaactttaatataaaattcctaaattctaaatttagtctttttatattattttagcctttatggatcacgactcgacccccccgtgagtcgttttccgatttttctttattttgaaactcattttgacacctaaacttcgaccccgagccatctcctaatttcatcgagttacccccgaaccatatcgagCCAAAAGGTACCCAACATGATAAAGTTGCCTACTAGACTCTAAGTTAGACCAGGAAACCGTCCAGaacccaaaaacgagacaacccAAACAACTCCTATCCTGGCCGAGAGTTTGTGCCATGCGTGACTCTATGTTGTGTGATCGTGTGGGCCTAGCCAACGACTCTGGCCATGAACCAGCGTGTTGTGCCTCACCTACAGACCCTAAGGACTAGACCTAACCCAGCCCAGCCCCTCCAGAACCGCGCGCCCAAGCCTGCACAAGACCAGACCCTGCACGCGATCTTTCTTGGTTCTCGGGTGAGAGTCCTCAAGATTCAGGACTCCTCCCCGCTTTCAGAATCGAGTCTTAGCACGGCTAAGACTCTACCCTAGACTCCACCACGCCCCTAGCCAGCCTTGAACGTAGGCCCCAGCCAGCCCTCCCTCCTAGATCAAGAAACCCGATCCCCTAAGCCATATGACAGCAGAATCGGTTCTTGCTTGTTCAGATTCATGTTGCAGCGTTTGGGTGGTTCTAGGACATCTTAAATTCTTTCGAAAACTTCCCTTGATCATCACCTATGATCATGGCAACCCCTCGCATAAAAACAGTTCAAGAATCGGCATCAAAACCCAAGTTTTCTCAAGTATGCATGCTATGCCCGAAAATTCTTAAAAGATTTCAATCAAGTTCTTTGTGCGTGCAACAATTAAaagatattatgatatgatggatgagtaaaaggagattaaggtgtgcctttgcgttttatacgCTCGAAAATCCGTTGGCGACGAAGAACGGAACGCGACGACGGCTTGAAATTGTTTTGGTGCTCTTCGAAAACCCTTCAAAACTTTTCTCCAAAGGTGCAGCCGAGAGATAGTAGTGTGTTTGAAAGTTTTCAGAATTTTAAAGTGGGTGGTGGCCGATGGATTTCTAGAATTGTGTAggttttttgtaaattttgtaCTTTAAATACTAATCACCCCTCAATCTAGacattaggcctattaagccataaattaaagcccaattaattaaattaggatttaattaaaaagatagtaaagttttcttttgaataaaaatgtgaatttaatagtcGGGATGCTCGAAAGctcgaattttatttgaaaagccaataccgataaaaattacgttccggcgtataaaatcacctcaaaacctttTATTTTTCGAAAGTGCTAAAAAAATATCGACCATCTTTTAAattactaaaaataattatttaataaaaatattttacatttacttcagccctcggtccccgttcctcgatcgtcacttgaatatcccTTGAttatcattttatgcatgatgacaattaaatctcatttcgcaaataaacatgtatgtcacataattaattagcaattaaaataaattaattactcattttccataatttcttagattcgcatgcagttggattacgtcgtctaattttggaccttacaataaaagacataaaaaataacaacccacatcatactaagcatacctagacgcagcaacgatcacccgtcgatccccaacgaagtctgcaacaataaaatctcaagaacacatcaatacatattttctgaaaaatgcagtttgagcgggcccacgaaaaacaccataactcactcaattttttatccaaatattttcgaatttactgtcaaatctagggtatcgaaaagttatgcaattttcacgttgaaagttttctcagaatcacgaccgaaaagtcgcagtatttaaaaagacagtaaaaacgtgattttagatctaaaaatcgtttcaaaattTATTCAAACGTCAaggctcaaacttctacacatcacacatgtatttttaagcataaataataaCACAACGCaaaatatgacgagatcgatgcagaaataacagattatacgtcccttttgatattcaaaaataccgtgacgacgataccgaagcggggagATATGCGAGGTTGATTCGGGATgatcgtggcgctaaaatcttgcaACGAAATTAAAGAAAAGTTGCTGGAAGGTTGAAGGAGAGGGGCGGCCGCTTCTTAGATGAAAACCCTAGGTTTTGcactctcaaaataataaaaatctgaattgtGGTAGTGTGTGTGTTTTACGGTTTAGTGTGTGCAAAAACCTGTAAGTGTGTGTgggtgtgtgtaacgtgtgtgtgagtttttaattaggagaaattaatgctaaattaagtaaattaaatactaattaaaagttaacacacaataatttacactacaagaaaaaaggcgaaagacaacggtgaaaaaccgttgtcgtaggtcaaaaaaactgttgttaaagcccATGTGGTTAAATGGTGGGcccaaagacaacggtgaaaaaccgttgtcgtaggtcttgtaaaaccgttgttaaaagccatgtggttaaagggtgcgctcaaagacaacggtgaaaaaccgttgtcgtagacgtctAAAGATGACGGTGAAAAACCATTGTCGTAACATTGAAAAATcgttgtaaaaaaaaaacattgcgATGGTTCTTCTAAACAAATCCATctctaatagcgacggtttttttttttatgtgttaTTAAGCtatccgtcgctaattagcgacggtttgtctcATAGTTTTTGTCACTATTGTTtttcgtaaaataaaaaaaattgcggTTATAATTTATTAGACTTAACAATCttactaaattaatatatttataatatttatctTTAACACATAAAATTGAAGTTTAATGTAAATCGTGGACAAATCATTGAAGAAAAAAGAAATTGAAAAGTGAAAGTTAAATGAAAATTGTGGAATTGAGAAACTTCGGTGTGAGAAGAAAATGACTAAGGATGCGGATATTTATAGCACATGTGCGACGATTTTTgtgtaaaccgtcgctagttttttgtttaaaccgtcgctaatagcgactacTAAAATAACACTGTCGCTATTTGCGTCGgttatttagcgacggtattttaaATAACCGTCGCATACATTAATGTAGCGACGATTTTTTGTCACTAATTTAAAACATCATGAATTTAAAAATGCGACGGTTTAGGCACCGTCGCTAAAGTAAATCGGCAACCGTTtgccaaaaaccgtcgctaattttgcgACAGTagtttttaaaccgtcgctaaagtgagcgacggtttaaaattttaaatcgtcgctaattattaaacgaattttttaaaaaaattagaaactacgacaacgtttttccaaaaaaccgttgtctttaaccaaataaaacactaagaaacgacaacgtttttctaaaaccgttgtcgcaGTTAAAAAACCATCCGAAAGACAATGGTTTGTGTAAACTGTTGTATTTGACCCTTGAGAAAATCTtctatagacaacggtttttgaaaaaacgttgttgtagcccaaaaaaaccatccgaaagacaacggttttaaaaaccgttgttttaTCTCGAAAAAAACGCTCATAGTCGTAGACTATAAGCGGGTTTTTTATGCCGTTGTCGTATGGATGTTGttgatttgtatttttcttATAGTGTTAATCAAACTCCTCATTTAAGAtgattacacactaattttaaaagttccaaactcttaaattactaaatacagAAATAAGGATTTAAAATgcttaaactaaataaattatttaaaatgcttcatccttaacttaaaataaaataccatcttttgAAATTGTCGGAGGGGGCTACGCTGAAACAACCTTCTGGTCCCCTTCTAACGTTCTTGTCTGTGCTTGCAGATTTCGAATGtccgaaataaaatattttatatcaatCTTCCAATCAACTTTTATAAATGAAAACATTTATTATATGAAAACCAGGATAATATGAATCTCAATAAATTCTGattcaaatttatatttcttttGACAGAGGAAATGTAGATGTTGAGGATGATAGACAACAATGAATTGGAGATCGAGAAGAAAAGAGAGAGCAAGTTGTTGGTTATGGTCTCAAAAAGGAGGAGATCCCGTTTTCACGTCTCAGGAAATTTTCTTTTGTGAGTGTTTTTCAATTGGcccaaaacttaaaatttacaaactatatttaattaaaaaaggcTTATTGACGAAAATAAATTTCTGTGAACCCTATTATTTGAAATCAAGTTGCCCTAAACCAGCAAGAACGAAAACCAGCGTTCGACTGTGTTACTATGACGAATAATCCATTGTCGAACCTTCTACATGAGGCCCTGGGCTTCCCACACGATTCAAAAGGCGGCGCCTTGTTTTCCGGCGGTGGCGGCAATAGATTTACCATCGTGGAGGATTGCGTGGATACCAGCGGAGAATTCGTGCTCCACCACTTACTGAAGCGCTCCCTAGCGCCGCAATCCTCGGATGTAGTTATTTTCCTCTCGTTCTCCCGGCCATTCTCTCACTACGACCGTATTCTTCGCAAAATGGTACCTTTTCCCTCTTTGCTGCTCAATTCAAATCGTTTACTTTTTCATAGGTTTGGATTTATAGATACCGAGATTAATTCTTtggacaacaacccgatcaatGTGTGAAAAGAGTTAGTGAATTTGCGTTTGTTTAGTAAGTAATTTTTTATTCTCACGTTTTTTAGTGAGTAATTAAGATATCTTGTTTTTCGTACTctgaagcaaatgaagtcgTTGGTTTGACAGGGATGTAACTTAGTCGTCCAAAGGGAGAAGAAAAGATTGTTGTTCTTTGATGTGCAGCGTCTAGGTGAGAACACCACGCAGTTTCGTTACTAAGcttttggatatttttaaaatatggcTTTACCACACTTTGTGTTTAATTAAAGTATTTTCTACCTCTAAATTTGGGACGAGATGGTGCTGCATCCCATTCGAAAATGTGTAATATCATTAAGGTTTCTAGAAATGCAAGTCGTTGAACTAAACTAAAATTTACCCGACCAAATTGTACTTTGTTCATGCTCTCAATGATAATTTTATTTCCTCAGTGACCATGTTATTTTCTCCGATCctagatttttttttacttgCGTATTGCTAACAAAATTAATTGTGTTTCTTCCTGAATTGTAATGATGAAAAAACCTATGTTGCTATTGCTATTAGATAGAGACAAAGGGAAGAGGAGGGAGGATTTCTTTCTTGAGCTGTATGGAGAAGTTCACAAAGCAATAGAAGTTTGTCAAACATCTGAAGGCTTGCAAAACATAACTATAATGATTGATGATGTCTCTCTGATGGAAGTTGATGCCGATGGCTCATCAAATCTTGTCCGAAATTTTTTGCATTATTGTTACAGTTTAACTACTCAATTTGTAAGTCTGTGTATCTTGTGGTCTTTCTCTTTATTGCATAGGTTTGATCTCTTTACATGTTTGATgttgatgaattttttttaatcttttgtTCTTTAATAGAGTTGTTCTCTTGTTATGCTTAACCACGAGGACGTGTACTCAACAGCGAATAGACCCACTCTGCTTTCACAATTGGAATACCTGGCAGATGTAGTGATAAAAACCGAACCTTTAGCTACAGGTCTAGCAAGTGATGTTCATGGACAGGTATGTTTGCCTAAACATGAGGAAATATACACCAGTTACTTGGTGGAAGATAAACACAGAAGTCAGTACCTTAAAAAGTAGCTTCTGTTTTAACTATTAATGGTTCTCACATTTACTTATTTTACAATTGTTAAACTCAAATTCTTTAAATCCATGTTATCTTCCGAACTTACACTTGAAACATTAGTTTGGATATTCCACTTTTTGGTCATCTACGAGATTGGTTGAATTGTTTCTACTTTATACTTCATTTTTGGTCAATGGAGCTTAATGTTGTTCGTTGGCAGTTGACTGTTTTAAACAAAGGAGTCGGTGACATCTCTGGCACGTTAAGGAACAAGGTTTCTAATTTCCAGTTCAGAATCAAAGATAGTGGTGCTGAATACTTCTATCCTGGAAACCGGACTTGAATAAGCGAGTAGCCAGCCAATGTGATTACTTGGCGTTTGTAATCTTTTTCATATTACTATTATGCATTATTGGTGGATCATACGTTTAGAAAAATTGAAGTATATAATCTTACCATGGGTACATTTTTTATGGAAAAATATATAGTATTAGGCACGACATGAGTAGAGTTA
This is a stretch of genomic DNA from Primulina eburnea isolate SZY01 chromosome 11, ASM2296580v1, whole genome shotgun sequence. It encodes these proteins:
- the LOC140805707 gene encoding elongator complex protein 6, producing the protein MTNNPLSNLLHEALGFPHDSKGGALFSGGGGNRFTIVEDCVDTSGEFVLHHLLKRSLAPQSSDVVIFLSFSRPFSHYDRILRKMGCNLVVQREKKRLLFFDVQRLDRDKGKRREDFFLELYGEVHKAIEVCQTSEGLQNITIMIDDVSLMEVDADGSSNLVRNFLHYCYSLTTQFSCSLVMLNHEDVYSTANRPTLLSQLEYLADVVIKTEPLATGLASDVHGQLTVLNKGVGDISGTLRNKVSNFQFRIKDSGAEYFYPGNRT